A genomic region of Candidatus Falkowbacteria bacterium contains the following coding sequences:
- the tig gene encoding trigger factor, which produces MKIERKDLEKGQIELLIEVPAEEVKKYLSRAVEKLSNEVKIEGFRPGKASFEAMKLKIGELPIYEEAARFVINKTLGKVLEDEVKETIIGQPEVNITKLAPDNPLEYKVIVTKLPEVTLGQYKDLEMKQDKVKVDDEDVAKLLSELREMRVKEVISEEAVGENDKIVVDINMSIDNVPVEGGQAKDTAVVMGKGYVVPGFDKQLIGAKKGDERAFALHFPENHHQKNLAGKMVDFAVKIKDVYKRELPELDDQFAVGFGSRTVELLKEDIKKSIEKEKEQQAGQKIEIELLNKLIETSKFGDIPEQMVERETHTMMHELEHDVEHQGANFDDYLSSLKKSRAQIMLDMTPDAVKRVKSSLIIRQIAIDEKVTVEKEEIEEEIRHILSHYPNNPEVAERINSHDYYHYLENSMTNRKVIKKLHDWNVKK; this is translated from the coding sequence ATGAAAATCGAACGCAAGGATTTAGAGAAGGGACAGATCGAATTATTGATCGAAGTTCCGGCTGAAGAGGTTAAGAAATATCTTTCTCGCGCTGTCGAAAAGCTGTCGAACGAGGTTAAGATCGAGGGTTTCCGTCCAGGCAAAGCTTCTTTCGAGGCGATGAAATTGAAAATCGGCGAACTGCCGATTTATGAAGAGGCCGCCCGCTTCGTGATCAATAAGACCCTGGGCAAAGTGCTTGAAGATGAGGTTAAGGAAACCATAATCGGCCAACCTGAGGTTAATATCACAAAATTGGCGCCAGACAACCCGCTTGAATACAAGGTTATTGTCACCAAACTGCCCGAAGTTACACTGGGCCAGTATAAGGATTTGGAAATGAAGCAGGACAAGGTCAAGGTTGATGATGAAGACGTAGCCAAGCTGCTCTCCGAGCTCAGAGAGATGCGAGTGAAGGAAGTTATCAGCGAAGAGGCGGTCGGAGAGAATGACAAGATCGTGGTTGACATTAATATGTCCATCGACAACGTCCCGGTTGAAGGCGGTCAAGCCAAGGACACCGCCGTTGTTATGGGTAAGGGCTATGTCGTTCCGGGTTTCGATAAGCAACTGATCGGCGCCAAGAAGGGTGATGAGCGCGCCTTCGCTCTGCACTTCCCGGAGAACCATCATCAGAAGAATCTTGCTGGCAAGATGGTTGATTTCGCAGTAAAGATCAAGGACGTGTACAAGCGCGAATTGCCCGAGCTGGATGACCAGTTCGCTGTCGGTTTCGGCTCCCGCACAGTCGAGTTGCTGAAAGAAGACATCAAGAAATCAATTGAGAAGGAAAAGGAACAGCAGGCCGGTCAGAAGATCGAGATTGAATTATTGAACAAGCTGATCGAAACTAGCAAGTTCGGCGATATTCCGGAGCAGATGGTCGAGCGCGAAACGCACACCATGATGCACGAGCTTGAGCATGATGTCGAGCATCAAGGAGCTAATTTTGATGACTATCTGTCTAGCCTGAAAAAGAGTCGCGCACAAATCATGCTGGATATGACACCCGACGCCGTGAAACGAGTCAAATCGTCTTTGATTATCCGTCAGATTGCCATCGACGAGAAGGTTACTGTCGAGAAGGAAGAGATTGAAGAAGAGATCCGTCATATCCTGAGCCATTATCCGAACAACCCTGAAGTGGCCGAGCGTATCAACTCACATGATTATTACCATTATCTGGAAAATTCGATGACCAATCGAAAAGTCATAAAGAAGTTGCACGATTGGAACGTTAAGAAATAA
- the smpB gene encoding SsrA-binding protein SmpB — MPTLAYNKRAKFDYDINQTYEAGLVLSGQEVKSVKTGHVSLKGAFVTVKASGPKLPELYLINAHIPVYKHASKVDGYDPYRSRKLLLKKKEINYLIGKKQEQGLTLVPIKIYTKRSLLKLEFGIGKGRKKYDKREVIKKRESDRTLKTLTKHRLQ, encoded by the coding sequence ATGCCAACTTTAGCCTACAACAAACGCGCCAAATTCGACTACGACATCAACCAAACCTACGAGGCTGGGCTGGTTTTGTCTGGCCAAGAGGTTAAATCAGTAAAAACCGGTCATGTTAGCCTAAAAGGCGCGTTCGTCACAGTCAAAGCCAGCGGGCCGAAATTGCCTGAACTCTATCTGATTAATGCTCATATTCCGGTTTACAAGCACGCCAGCAAAGTTGATGGCTACGATCCCTACCGTTCACGCAAGCTGCTTTTGAAAAAGAAAGAGATCAACTATCTGATCGGCAAGAAGCAGGAACAAGGCTTGACACTGGTTCCGATTAAAATCTATACTAAACGCAGCTTACTTAAGCTAGAGTTCGGCATCGGCAAGGGTCGTAAGAAATACGATAAACGGGAAGTAATCAAGAAACGGGAATCTGACCGCACCCTAAAAACCTTGACCAAGCACCGTCTCCAATAG
- a CDS encoding AAA domain-containing protein translates to MQKCNCRLGGKDLTSAVLTYNQFFDDLKKCFVGRDRVIDNLRFAMVQKQHLLTFGPPGTSKTAIFDVLYSGLTEANGFHAELSMFMTEDALFGPYNPKKMREEGVLEHNVSGMLPEANVARLGEFLDANMPLLRSTLSALNERRMVRGRQNLSIPLITAYCDTNTNPGTFLERHPEAWAVLDRFLFMAYVDYLSDPAEITEMLLRFQGGNVTNLSGRLSINLINELSRLTLEPPSIIKSELIFRKLAQGMQEYRIQRRAAISGDKLPGIILPEISDRRLCWASQVAEVNAILNGREEVVAEDIVALKQVLGTTAAEEEMWVKIAAKIIEEVKEEQKMQLDHAQYIALEGLIKELDQIDPSAAADITALKQLGENLMSLKRQVEIIVPENDQVASLSKRASGIITDKTSAIRGHAATFAGMTN, encoded by the coding sequence ATGCAAAAATGCAACTGTAGGCTGGGAGGGAAGGATTTGACGAGCGCGGTGTTGACGTATAACCAGTTTTTTGACGACTTGAAGAAGTGCTTCGTCGGACGGGATCGGGTGATAGATAATCTCCGATTTGCCATGGTGCAGAAACAGCACCTCCTGACCTTCGGACCTCCGGGAACCTCCAAAACCGCCATCTTCGACGTCCTGTACAGCGGTTTGACCGAGGCGAACGGCTTCCATGCCGAGCTGTCGATGTTCATGACCGAGGACGCGCTTTTCGGACCCTACAACCCCAAGAAGATGAGGGAAGAAGGCGTATTGGAGCACAACGTTTCCGGCATGCTGCCGGAAGCGAACGTGGCGCGCCTCGGAGAATTCCTGGACGCCAACATGCCGCTGCTCAGGTCGACCTTGTCGGCCTTGAACGAACGGCGCATGGTGCGGGGAAGGCAGAATCTGAGCATCCCGCTCATTACAGCCTACTGTGATACCAACACCAACCCCGGGACTTTCCTGGAACGCCACCCCGAAGCCTGGGCAGTGCTCGACCGTTTCCTTTTCATGGCCTACGTCGACTACCTGTCTGACCCCGCAGAAATCACCGAGATGCTGCTTCGCTTCCAGGGAGGCAACGTCACCAACCTGTCCGGACGGCTTTCGATCAATCTGATCAACGAACTGTCGCGCCTGACGCTTGAGCCGCCATCGATCATCAAGAGCGAATTGATTTTCAGGAAGCTGGCTCAGGGTATGCAGGAATACCGCATCCAACGACGCGCCGCCATCAGCGGCGATAAGCTCCCGGGAATAATCCTTCCGGAGATTTCTGATCGGCGGCTTTGCTGGGCCTCACAGGTTGCCGAAGTAAACGCCATCTTGAACGGCCGCGAGGAAGTCGTAGCCGAAGATATCGTGGCCCTGAAACAGGTGCTCGGTACCACCGCTGCTGAAGAAGAGATGTGGGTAAAAATCGCTGCCAAGATCATCGAAGAGGTGAAGGAAGAGCAGAAGATGCAGCTTGACCACGCGCAGTACATCGCCCTTGAAGGCCTGATCAAAGAGCTCGACCAGATCGACCCGTCGGCAGCTGCTGACATCACGGCGCTGAAGCAGCTTGGCGAGAATCTCATGTCCCTGAAAAGGCAAGTTGAGATCATCGTTCCGGAAAACGACCAGGTAGCTTCGCTTTCAAAAAGGGCCTCCGGCATAATCACTGACAAGACTTCAGCTATCAGGGGACACGCAGCGACATTTGCCGGCATGACCAACTAA
- a CDS encoding VWA domain-containing protein encodes MLLPLLAGAAAVAAAAALAWYLWKKIRNSQEEQQQEQSGFPGNQGEGGGSRGDNQQSGPSQEERERRAREDMARKNELLRSIVKSIEFSTREVVSDIQLPGTLPRQSIVPTSNYNVRPIKGAGEFSSILPSAHMLDDEQFYGRLSANNLLVSEYHEYYGSGRRVLFAAFDGSGSMEKYGRAQWAIGLCEAIIDRCIEQQAELYLLVYSGVIKGVYHVFDRKSAEAVKRKLREILSPEGGTDINLALDTIFDMIKSGKFDEARALLVTDGTESVDEEHILQRRKTEKVFLHTVSIAGERDDLRRVSSRFDQLAMFSGS; translated from the coding sequence TTGCTTTTACCATTATTAGCAGGCGCCGCAGCTGTTGCAGCGGCCGCAGCATTGGCCTGGTATCTCTGGAAGAAAATCAGGAATAGCCAGGAAGAACAGCAGCAAGAACAGAGCGGTTTTCCCGGGAATCAAGGAGAAGGAGGAGGATCGAGAGGCGACAATCAGCAATCAGGACCGAGCCAGGAAGAACGTGAACGGCGCGCTCGCGAAGACATGGCGCGCAAGAACGAACTGTTGCGCTCGATAGTCAAGTCGATCGAGTTTTCGACCCGCGAAGTGGTTTCTGATATCCAGCTGCCCGGGACTTTACCCAGGCAATCGATCGTGCCGACCTCGAATTACAATGTCAGGCCGATCAAAGGTGCGGGCGAGTTCTCTTCGATACTCCCGTCGGCCCACATGCTTGATGATGAACAGTTTTATGGCCGCCTTTCCGCCAACAACTTGCTGGTGTCAGAATATCACGAGTATTACGGCAGCGGACGTCGCGTCCTTTTCGCCGCTTTCGACGGATCGGGCAGTATGGAGAAATACGGGCGCGCCCAGTGGGCCATCGGCCTTTGCGAGGCGATAATCGATCGTTGTATCGAGCAGCAGGCCGAGCTCTACCTCTTGGTATATTCCGGAGTAATCAAGGGCGTGTATCACGTTTTTGACCGCAAGTCGGCCGAGGCGGTGAAGAGGAAGCTTAGGGAAATTCTCAGCCCCGAGGGAGGTACCGATATCAACCTGGCGCTCGACACCATCTTCGATATGATCAAGTCGGGCAAGTTCGACGAGGCCCGCGCCCTGCTGGTGACCGACGGAACAGAATCGGTCGATGAGGAACACATCTTGCAACGGCGCAAAACTGAGAAGGTCTTCCTTCATACGGTCAGCATCGCCGGGGAAAGGGATGATCTGCGCCGGGTTTCCAGCCGCTTCGACCAGTTGGCCATGTTCTCCGGCTCATAG
- the amrB gene encoding AmmeMemoRadiSam system protein B, producing MSIKKIALLSLVFILAAEPSFAGASLSYEYREYKSLVGRQKNTGYSLRTKTPFIGVVSHHLPTASPLIDNFYYQLRKGRPNIKTFVVIGPDHSERCRQKFSVSDSNVSTMYGELQSDKRVFQALLSAGAKSEAGCFEGEHSIGIQANYIRKFFPTAKIVPILLSYSAKQRDFEILIETLKKNRADIFVLASVDFSHYLEARQADAVDAVSRKMINALDGSSFTLKQIDSPATIKIILGLAKKLQLKPEIIEHRNSFDYNGAYKNTTSYFSILF from the coding sequence ATGAGTATCAAGAAAATTGCGCTACTGTCTCTGGTTTTTATTCTTGCCGCCGAGCCTAGCTTCGCTGGCGCCAGTTTATCTTACGAATACAGGGAGTACAAAAGTTTGGTCGGACGGCAGAAGAACACCGGCTACAGCCTCCGCACTAAGACACCTTTTATCGGCGTTGTTTCCCACCACTTGCCTACGGCCTCCCCTTTAATAGATAATTTTTACTATCAGCTCAGAAAGGGGCGCCCCAACATCAAAACTTTCGTCGTAATCGGCCCGGATCATTCTGAGCGGTGCCGGCAGAAATTTAGCGTCAGTGATTCCAACGTTTCCACCATGTATGGCGAGTTGCAGTCTGATAAGCGAGTCTTTCAGGCCCTGCTGTCGGCAGGAGCAAAAAGCGAAGCGGGGTGTTTCGAGGGCGAACATTCAATCGGAATCCAAGCTAACTACATCCGCAAATTTTTTCCGACAGCGAAAATCGTGCCGATCCTGTTATCATACTCAGCCAAGCAGCGTGATTTTGAGATATTGATAGAGACATTAAAAAAAAATCGGGCCGACATTTTCGTCTTGGCCAGCGTTGACTTCAGCCACTATCTAGAGGCAAGGCAGGCAGATGCAGTCGATGCAGTCAGCCGGAAGATGATCAACGCTCTTGATGGCTCATCTTTTACTCTGAAGCAGATCGACTCGCCAGCAACAATCAAGATAATCTTGGGGCTGGCTAAAAAGCTCCAATTAAAGCCGGAAATTATCGAACATAGGAACTCGTTTGATTATAACGGCGCGTACAAGAATACGACCAGCTATTTTTCGATTTTGTTCTAA
- a CDS encoding translation initiation factor IF-3, with product MKRTWRRPQKKDEGKLFRANQQIRAFELMVIDENGENLGKMDTRDALRLAEEAGLDLVEVNPLANPPIAKILDYGQFKYEKEKQAHKKKVQQKKVEIKGIRLTVRISQNDFNFKLEQAKGFLEKGNKLKIELMLRGRERQHPEKAVENIQNFIVELEKDERFKLVREQDLTRKGSGFIIILFNKTV from the coding sequence ATGAAAAGAACTTGGCGTAGGCCGCAAAAAAAGGATGAAGGGAAGCTATTTCGGGCGAATCAGCAGATTCGCGCTTTTGAATTGATGGTAATCGATGAAAATGGCGAAAATTTAGGAAAAATGGACACTCGCGATGCTTTGCGCTTAGCCGAGGAAGCTGGCTTGGATTTGGTTGAGGTGAATCCTCTGGCCAACCCGCCGATTGCTAAGATTTTGGATTATGGACAATTCAAATATGAGAAAGAAAAGCAGGCCCATAAGAAAAAAGTCCAGCAGAAAAAGGTTGAAATCAAAGGCATCCGCCTAACAGTACGTATCAGTCAGAATGATTTTAATTTCAAACTGGAGCAGGCTAAGGGATTTTTGGAAAAAGGGAATAAGCTTAAGATTGAATTGATGTTGCGTGGCCGGGAAAGACAGCACCCAGAAAAGGCGGTCGAGAATATTCAGAACTTTATTGTCGAATTGGAAAAAGACGAGAGGTTTAAGCTGGTGCGGGAGCAGGACTTGACAAGAAAAGGTTCTGGGTTTATTATAATACTGTTTAATAAGACCGTTTAG
- the rplT gene encoding 50S ribosomal protein L20, which translates to MPRVKRGTTHIKKRRKLLAKTKGYMWGRKNLIKAAKTAVLKAGVHAFVDRRKKKRVNRGLWQIKISAFVKEHGVSYSRFIDALKKSQVELDRKVLADLAVSNKEVLAKILAEVKK; encoded by the coding sequence ATGCCAAGAGTTAAACGAGGAACTACACACATCAAGAAACGCCGAAAACTGTTAGCCAAGACTAAGGGCTACATGTGGGGTCGCAAGAACCTTATTAAGGCTGCAAAAACCGCCGTACTTAAGGCTGGTGTTCATGCCTTTGTCGATCGCCGCAAAAAGAAACGCGTTAACCGCGGACTTTGGCAGATCAAGATCAGCGCTTTTGTCAAAGAGCATGGCGTAAGCTATTCTCGCTTCATCGATGCTCTTAAGAAGAGCCAGGTAGAATTGGACAGGAAGGTTTTGGCCGATTTGGCTGTAAGCAACAAAGAAGTTTTGGCCAAAATTTTAGCTGAGGTCAAAAAGTAA
- the secG gene encoding preprotein translocase subunit SecG: MIRLIQIAQIVLAVLLMVAILLQSRGTGLSGIFGGASSIYRTKRGIEKTLFYSTIVLAVLFFGTALATLFLKK, from the coding sequence TTGATCAGACTTATCCAAATAGCTCAGATTGTCCTTGCCGTCTTATTGATGGTGGCAATCCTGCTTCAAAGTCGCGGTACCGGCTTGTCAGGCATTTTTGGTGGCGCTAGCAGCATTTACCGCACTAAGCGTGGCATAGAAAAAACTCTATTTTATTCTACTATCGTTTTAGCGGTTCTATTTTTCGGAACCGCACTTGCCACTCTTTTCTTGAAAAAATAA
- a CDS encoding peptide ABC transporter substrate-binding protein yields the protein MDKKLVYSMAPARIPSLAQLKYIENFLNPRERLVWRISTSVFVISLLVFGASFVNKHLETLPVAGGTYTEGVVGLPKYINPLYSVVNDVDADLSQLVYSSLFKRNNQGQLTADLVQSYQAAPDGKSYLLKLRENVVWHNGDKFKVDDVIFTFNAIKDPLYKSPLRQSFSGVALEKIDDSTVRFSLSQPYAGFLDLLTFGILSQALWYQIPPNSVSLAELNLKPIGTGPYMFKSLVKDRNGNLISYHLEANPEYYGGSVHIQDWQFKFYPSFEELIAKLSDGSVDGASYLPNNLFTDISGKTFLDYNQISLPQAMAVFFNLKANPALTDQKVRQALSLAINKQELIDKSLFGNAKLIDGPISSDNFAFNPDQKKYQFDQAGATKLLSEAGYQAVEINKDKIAQAEKDKTSADKKVKDAAESILALGEGRWMAKNGSYLVIRLTSVDAGDNAAVLDAIKNYWQGIGVKTAIELVAPNQIQFEVVRNRNFESLFYGEMLGADPDIYPFWHTSQATSQGLNLTGYSNREVDKLLEEARVNANQSQRAEAYKKVQAILAEEEPAIFLYSPVYSYIQKKTVKNMNVATIIVPSDRLANVNEWYIKTSRRFKW from the coding sequence TTGGACAAGAAGCTGGTTTATTCGATGGCACCGGCGCGCATTCCCAGTCTAGCCCAGCTGAAGTATATTGAAAATTTTTTGAATCCCCGCGAGCGCTTGGTGTGGCGCATATCCACTTCAGTGTTTGTCATTTCCTTATTGGTTTTCGGTGCAAGCTTTGTAAATAAACACCTTGAAACTCTGCCTGTAGCTGGCGGAACTTACACCGAGGGGGTGGTCGGTTTGCCGAAATATATCAACCCGCTTTATTCGGTCGTCAATGATGTTGATGCGGATTTAAGCCAGCTGGTTTATTCTTCCTTGTTCAAACGCAACAACCAGGGACAGCTGACTGCCGACTTAGTGCAAAGCTACCAGGCTGCGCCCGATGGCAAAAGTTACCTTTTGAAGCTTAGGGAGAATGTGGTTTGGCATAATGGCGACAAATTCAAAGTCGATGACGTTATTTTTACTTTTAACGCCATCAAAGATCCTTTGTATAAGTCACCATTGCGCCAAAGCTTCAGCGGGGTTGCCTTGGAAAAAATCGATGACTCGACTGTCCGCTTCTCATTGTCGCAGCCTTATGCCGGATTTCTCGATTTGCTGACCTTCGGTATCTTGTCACAAGCACTCTGGTATCAGATCCCACCCAATTCGGTCAGTTTAGCTGAACTGAATCTGAAGCCGATCGGCACCGGCCCCTACATGTTCAAGTCATTGGTTAAAGATAGGAACGGAAATCTGATTTCATATCACCTAGAGGCTAACCCGGAATATTATGGCGGCAGTGTCCACATCCAGGATTGGCAATTCAAGTTCTACCCATCTTTCGAGGAATTGATTGCGAAACTGAGTGATGGTTCCGTCGATGGCGCAAGCTATCTGCCCAACAACCTGTTCACTGATATTTCTGGCAAGACCTTTTTGGATTATAATCAGATCTCCTTGCCTCAGGCCATGGCGGTGTTTTTCAATCTGAAAGCCAACCCAGCCCTAACTGATCAGAAGGTTAGGCAGGCACTGTCACTCGCCATTAACAAGCAAGAATTGATTGACAAGAGCCTGTTCGGCAACGCCAAGCTGATTGACGGTCCGATATCGTCGGACAATTTCGCCTTCAACCCGGACCAGAAAAAATATCAATTTGATCAGGCAGGAGCGACAAAGCTGTTGTCGGAGGCTGGATATCAGGCTGTAGAGATAAATAAGGACAAGATTGCCCAGGCGGAAAAAGACAAAACAAGCGCAGACAAGAAAGTGAAGGATGCGGCCGAAAGCATATTGGCTCTGGGCGAGGGGCGTTGGATGGCCAAGAATGGCAGTTATCTGGTAATCAGGTTGACCAGCGTCGATGCTGGCGACAATGCGGCTGTTCTTGACGCGATTAAGAATTATTGGCAGGGTATCGGAGTTAAGACGGCTATAGAGCTGGTAGCACCGAACCAGATACAATTTGAGGTCGTACGCAATCGGAATTTCGAGAGCTTGTTCTATGGCGAAATGCTCGGTGCCGACCCGGATATTTATCCGTTCTGGCACACTTCCCAGGCTACCAGCCAGGGTTTAAACCTGACCGGGTATAGCAACAGGGAGGTAGACAAACTGCTTGAGGAGGCCAGAGTAAATGCCAACCAGTCGCAAAGAGCCGAGGCCTACAAGAAGGTTCAGGCAATTTTGGCAGAAGAGGAGCCGGCCATTTTCCTGTATTCGCCAGTATATAGTTATATCCAAAAAAAGACAGTTAAGAACATGAATGTTGCCACGATTATCGTGCCAAGCGATCGCTTGGCCAACGTTAATGAGTGGTACATTAAGACCAGTCGAAGGTTTAAGTGGTAA
- a CDS encoding ribonuclease J, whose product MEVQVLFSAQSDFSKKSPTKLIRSTQGLLVGALSAALNSRIGSTDAIFPDNDPELLIKSMITKYKSGSAALPSAGGRAKPKFARQDTQSRRAEAPRPKQVQGQAPAVPSERPRRIIRERSFAGGKLRVMVMGGLEEVGRNMTVFEYDKEIIIVDMGLQFPEEDMPGIDYIIPNITYLEDKKDWVKGVIITHGHMDHIGAIPHLVPALGNPPMFMGKLTAGLVKKLTEKYHRQVNLDIAEIDENSKLQLGRNFQVEFLRVNHSIPDGFAIIVRTPVGTVIHTGDFKIDYTPVNDKPADINRIALLGASGVLMLMADSTDATHPGYQVSESYIGDEMNKLFDKIEGRIIIGTFASQISRVQKILELAEKHGRKVSLQGRTMNDNVEVAHQIGYLKFNPSLIVDDKDLHKYPDNKLIILGTGAQGESSAFLSRVVNKEHRTVELKKGDTVIFSSSVIPGNERSIQTLRDMVVRQGAKVIHYHMMDVHAGGHAKQEDLKLMMRLIKPEYFMPIEGNHYLLQANADLARGVGIPEEKIFVADNGQVVEFSKDQSGKVTGRMSNEKVPSDYIMVDGLGVGDVSHIVLRDRRVMAEDGMIVIITTVDNKTGEPIGNPDIISRGFVYMKENKELIEKTRMKVKKIVKDHDPRTPADDDYLKNKIRNDVGQFLYANTKRRPMVLPVVIKV is encoded by the coding sequence GTGGAGGTTCAAGTCCTCTTCTCGGCACAATCAGATTTCAGTAAGAAATCTCCTACTAAATTAATAAGGAGTACGCAAGGACTCTTGGTCGGCGCGCTTAGCGCCGCTTTGAACTCTCGCATCGGCTCAACCGATGCAATTTTTCCGGACAATGATCCGGAGCTACTCATCAAATCTATGATCACTAAGTACAAAAGCGGTTCCGCCGCTCTGCCATCGGCAGGCGGTCGGGCAAAACCGAAATTTGCTCGTCAGGACACACAGTCCAGGCGAGCCGAAGCGCCCCGGCCTAAACAGGTACAGGGCCAAGCGCCGGCTGTTCCATCTGAACGTCCGCGCCGCATTATCCGCGAGCGGAGTTTCGCTGGCGGCAAGCTCCGCGTCATGGTTATGGGCGGGCTTGAAGAAGTCGGCCGTAATATGACTGTTTTCGAATATGACAAGGAAATCATAATCGTCGACATGGGCTTGCAGTTTCCGGAAGAAGACATGCCCGGTATCGATTATATCATTCCTAATATCACTTATCTGGAAGACAAGAAGGACTGGGTCAAGGGCGTGATCATTACTCATGGCCACATGGACCACATCGGTGCCATCCCTCATCTGGTCCCAGCTTTGGGTAACCCGCCGATGTTCATGGGCAAGCTGACCGCTGGTCTGGTCAAAAAATTGACCGAAAAATATCATCGCCAAGTCAATCTTGACATCGCGGAAATCGACGAGAATTCCAAGCTCCAGCTGGGCCGAAATTTTCAGGTCGAATTCTTGCGCGTCAACCATTCTATCCCCGATGGCTTCGCAATTATCGTCCGTACGCCGGTCGGCACAGTAATCCATACTGGCGATTTCAAAATCGATTACACGCCGGTCAACGACAAGCCGGCCGACATCAATCGCATCGCCCTCCTAGGAGCTAGCGGCGTCCTGATGCTGATGGCCGACTCTACTGATGCGACCCATCCAGGCTATCAAGTCTCAGAATCTTATATCGGTGACGAGATGAACAAGCTGTTCGATAAGATCGAAGGCCGAATCATCATCGGCACCTTCGCCTCGCAGATCAGCCGTGTCCAGAAAATCCTGGAGCTGGCCGAGAAGCATGGGCGCAAAGTCTCTTTGCAGGGGCGCACCATGAATGACAACGTGGAAGTCGCTCATCAAATCGGATATTTGAAGTTTAACCCTTCGTTGATAGTCGATGATAAAGATTTGCATAAATATCCAGACAACAAGCTGATCATCTTAGGCACTGGCGCCCAGGGCGAATCCAGCGCCTTCCTATCACGCGTCGTCAACAAGGAGCATCGGACGGTCGAGCTTAAAAAAGGCGATACTGTCATTTTTTCCTCATCCGTTATTCCTGGAAACGAACGCTCGATCCAGACATTGAGAGATATGGTCGTACGCCAAGGTGCCAAGGTGATACATTATCACATGATGGATGTCCATGCCGGCGGCCACGCCAAACAGGAAGACCTGAAGCTGATGATGCGTTTGATCAAGCCGGAATATTTTATGCCGATCGAGGGCAATCATTATCTTCTGCAGGCGAATGCTGATTTGGCTCGCGGTGTCGGCATCCCGGAAGAGAAGATCTTTGTCGCTGACAACGGCCAAGTGGTCGAGTTCAGCAAGGATCAGTCCGGAAAAGTCACCGGGCGCATGTCCAATGAAAAGGTCCCGTCAGATTATATCATGGTTGACGGCCTGGGCGTAGGCGATGTTTCCCATATCGTTTTGCGCGATCGCCGAGTCATGGCCGAAGACGGCATGATCGTGATCATTACCACGGTCGACAACAAGACCGGCGAGCCGATCGGCAACCCAGATATCATTTCCAGAGGCTTCGTCTATATGAAAGAGAATAAGGAACTGATAGAAAAAACCAGGATGAAGGTCAAGAAGATCGTCAAAGACCATGATCCGCGCACCCCGGCCGATGATGATTATCTCAAGAACAAGATTCGCAATGACGTCGGGCAGTTCCTGTATGCCAACACCAAGCGCAGACCGATGGTCTTGCCGGTGGTGATAAAAGTATAA